The Gordonia westfalica genomic interval AAGTTGATGCGCGCTCGAAGCGAAACGCGCGATCGGCCGAAGAAGCCCGGTCCGAAAGCGCACGGCTCGCCGAACGGGCGCGGCCGGTACAGCGGGAGCTTCGT includes:
- a CDS encoding DUF7620 family protein; this translates as MWGFKTKGASAHEVDARSKRNARSAEEARSESARLAERARPVQRELRDQLERNHWAELIFGRLN